Proteins found in one Plectropomus leopardus isolate mb chromosome 9, YSFRI_Pleo_2.0, whole genome shotgun sequence genomic segment:
- the LOC121948481 gene encoding uncharacterized protein LOC121948481: MGQGQSILKKHGYNLQRETDNSVVATKGDDTFLIKKIMLGRTSTNSALTSEIETLMSINHPHIVSLKNSFKGEEHNAYYIVMDYCQGGSLAAKIRKMSDSPQESQILSWIAEICVALRTIHEKGILHGRLRLENVFLTEIGTVCLGGLGTIHDNSESTQSSNNSNQLKNKFSATRNSIKILNQDQQPVTSLRVLLLYVVYQKSAKQPWRTSRRCGQAMGVAEGLERVHQGTTIGSLTGGVIGAVGGITSIVGLILAPFTLGASLIVTGVGVGVSVAGGFTAGASNITNMFNQSSDRKAVRSIIKKLEEKVNVVVAWLQAIVSILENMRSRCDSANITGSKLDESNLLKFGCRAGRGLGGVAELVRLLQVMNIGKIAAQASRVVRIAEVATGVFAGLFVAIDVFFIAMDAKELRHIRQARAQNQSSKNIQTPVRSDTMKFVHSIRGAAHNLQKVVDELRSMISVLPSLED, from the exons ATGGGGCAAGGACAGAGCATCTTGAAAAAGCATGGCTACAATCTACAAAGGGAAACCGATAATTCTGTTGTTGCAACAAAGGGAGACGACACATTTCTCATAAAGAAGATCATGTTGGGTCGG ACATCCACTAATTCAGCATTAACCTCAGAAATTGAAACCCTTATGTCAATTAACCATCCTCACATCGTGAGCCTCAAGAACTCTTTCAAAG GTGAAGAACATAACGCTTACTATATAGTAATGGACTACTGTCAGGGCGGGAGCCTCGCTGCAAAGATCAGAAAGATGAGCGACTCCCCACAAGAGTCACAG ATACTGAGCTGGATTGCCGAGATCTGTGTTGCTTTGCGAACCATTCATGAAAAGGGCATCCTCCACGGACGCCTGAGACTCGAG AATGTATTCCTCACAGAAATTGGAACTGTGTGTTTGGGCGGATTAGGAACCATCCATGACAA TTCAGAAAGCACTCAATCAAGCAACAATTCAAAtcagttgaaaaataaattttctgCCACCAGAA ATTCAATAAAGATCCTCAATCAAGACCAACAGCCAGTGACATCCTTGAGAGTCCTATTATTATACGTTGTCTATCAGAAAAG TGCAAAACAACCGTGGCGGACCTCCAGACGATGTGGACAAGCTATGGGAGTGGCTGAAGGTTTGGAGCGTGTGCATCAGGGCACCACCATTGGCAGTCTGACAGGTGGAGTGATTGGAGCGGTGGGAGGCATTACATCCATAGTAGGCCTTATACTGGCCCCCTTCACTCTGGGAGCCTCTCTTATTGTCACTGGGGTAGGAGTGGGAGTCAGTGTGGCTGGTGGATTCACTGCTGGTGCCTCAAATATCACCAATATGTTCAACCAGTCCTCTGATCGCAAAGCTGTTCGAAGCATCATTAAAAAGCTTGAAGAGAAAGTTAATGTGGTTGTGGCATGGCTCCAGGCGATAGTCTCCATCTTAGAGAACATGAGGAGCAGATGTGACTCAGCTAACATAACTGGCAGCAAGTTAGATGAAAGTAACCTGTTAAAGTTTGGCTGCAGAGCGGGGAGGGGCCTGGGTGGCGTTGCTGAACTGGTTCGACTACTTCAAGTGATGAACATTGGCAAAATTGCAGCACAGGCATCCAGGGTTGTACGTATTGCAGAGGTAGCGACAGGTGTGTTCGCTGGTCTATTTGTGGCAATTGATGTCTTCTTCATTGCCATGGATGCAAAAGAGCTACGTCACATCAGACAGGCCAGAGCACAGAACCAGtcttccaaaaacatccaaactcCAGTCAGATCTGATACCATGAAATTTGTCCATTCAATAAGAGGGGCTGCACACAACTTGCAAAAAGTTGTGGATGAGCTGAGAAGCATGATCTCAGTTCTCCCTTCACTTGAGGATTAG